One part of the Xylocopa sonorina isolate GNS202 chromosome 10, iyXylSono1_principal, whole genome shotgun sequence genome encodes these proteins:
- the LOC143428160 gene encoding uncharacterized protein LOC143428160 isoform X2, with the protein MSKASLKSKTPSSRFRLQRRRKQQEKEKFSKPYGFCCSIDNIDPLTKYDRLRSLYKRSLTSVHRIKESPTLKFRTECINYEDHELRRKGRNKQLDIGDFRHKNYRKIKQQSKLYEAEERYRSVHNQVGHNNAYHSEDIHDFHFEDLHDKQSASLQREPLKWYLEDEIAAGKNILWQQKQNVYNEEWNRNTRIGKKKTLLAMKQDRELFPRWYQDFSVNQMQNLRMLQCIMHKDCEEMITGRTQRMLISIGIVSTFFKLSPDIIKKLQESSNCNVIKFLREIYKILTGNYFEEEGYKKFYDCNERIILSAIAFLTLPETVVELHKRLPPVTMPKLHPKPTPPMLSIRQKMKSPYKEELFTRPDWASYYNRLQHWQENRQLTPIPAIILPPRDCILNSFPTTNANPYSGKELFQNNQLVPIKNNLPIQTRQTHNVSTKRKDEKRTSIDTKQKHDISVKVEDGNPINNFMNSIELNQDEDNSFGKEDNKYGELKQRSIISNTINADHAVKYNSATLDVPPLYGENTLFDFTINGICEKSGPVEYKICGILQPPQPNKKSWLNQKHAHYIISGASDEPPTCPITYEMTGVANVTPSNSDERFFAVLKLGDGPNKIYPSGRQNLSRHWQEWLQNVDEEFRKVEREANKMIKSIEAVTKLVFPEPTCDSCCSCRQTRKSYLRAKETKAPYFVIDTIAEDDKRKKYIVGSMALHSPAPTPPESTVNLLEVIASEDVLKDKVIISGVTDEKGETQYFISGTQKEMIRTPARIVEHPPPRPPRNVPPCVCAIHQVFNKDLTSTLSHDNIPWTKEDGLCFGKKFRPHESPAYSCKMYPGDKSCRRSPFMHRITKLQMKAEKARKKTEVPTGEKKMYSIADFKPCGDEHGMGICGGPWGALHTLTSTELAEQERQRKEILRGPPCGTKPGRAICEGPFGARVPMKPPKILIEEEIPGEAGELEEEEEEEIEEEEEVQKPFVEVKKKELKRDTKCHMSPEAVAERRKVVEEKKIKKFIPDPTYPGYDDPWNIFRTAPSVKESETDFKKLLKLSSPKPPATPIQSKSLINEDKKLELQEDVLGSGARTDDTKASTDLKKTSVKKSKQISKKETAGKFKSEEKLDKITSKPVDKKTSSSVDTEKTSNIVVRNKVVDSRKEDRKFKKWTNSKQHQKMDKKSVISNPLSKKGSQNPKSSKSGISKILEISEDADQFNKNSKQSIRDLTNYKTNKQNRKEKEKKKSGNKSLLSVNIKRKKLSKQLNLRRKSIKRDKKKDSYNDQDLDPETMYKNKIHQLKNMMKSSENYPYDVVPVQMPENQPTKCKMEYEDTESITDVAKTDEDTDIQLPSKGPCGWRTKSEQKLPTKKTLVYLSEPDYPPETVPVKPGGRPCLCRENRAKKKILLYNIDGLIGGKKEVEEKKLLRKKKDEDKKMQVIGGTIYYTPPPSPRRSDEYVPEYDLYESPYDMCLTQRKDQNLKFISQYGKPKISDVPENREPCGCSQYMDTNDTQVANKNDEEAQLKKELDKTREILINEKPPKDRWKLALQDVALVDYFTRCRDSLPCWLKCNKFNKVGCPIPRPKLKTKRPVCECKYERKILENKEQKLKYKERQKRLKSLKKQPYVNVADISKPLVPNTKLMISDVKRIPRDNEYVDDIKYCITGVAENYSHLPPKQVVGGIHMSTPVHTPEPSKDEIPCVRLHRHWSSTNIPPGPLPKPEELLLDEKKRRQKAVIEAFRQIYTPEPTYHTHDDHSCKEKCGETSKVENDESKEENGKAFLHDNYKNTFKSNITDKTSRQSKNVPQTFEHKKVKDFSQLQHSPVKLNRNVDTSQIENEESPNVYNNAKDYLMTIVKVELKKMAADGFLFAKLPRCFLLPQLRYWLMYRNGIVCTSASKNKSVQKSLKMWNMIDMVTHKATIEPAPLDMTKLQLRNLTYDDASKMKAKVSMKKATFHSQIRKERVLYSRSMWNTMDYEKFPSVSFKEMYFTYMAGKEADGHVFKPWQPSEVHEMY; encoded by the exons ATGTCTAAAGCTTCCCTGAAATCAAAAACACCCAGCTCACGGTTTAGGTTGCAACGCAGGAG GAAACAGCAAGAAAAGGAGAAGTTCTCAAAACCTTATGGCTTTTGTTGTTCAATTGATAATATTGATCCTTTAACAAAATACGATAGACTAAGATCACTCTACAAACGTTCATTAACATCTGTACATAGAATAAAAGAAAGTCCGACTTTAAAATTTCGAACAGAATGTATTAACTATGAGGATCATGAATTGAGGAGGAAAGGAAGAAACAAGCAACTAGACATTGGAGATTTTCGACACAAAAATTATAGGAAAATTAAACAACAAAGCAAATTATATGAAGCAGAAGAACGATATAGATCAGTACATAATCAAGTTGGTCATAATAATGCATATCATTCTGAAGATATTCATGATTTTCACTTTGAGGACTTGCATGATAAGCAATCAGCATCTCTTCAAAGAGAACCTTTAAAATGGTATTTAGAAGATGAGATTGCTGCAGGAAAAAACATATTATGGCAACAAAAACAGAATGTGTATAATGAAGAGTGGAATAGAAATACTAggattggaaaaaaaaaaa CACTACTTGCAATGAAACAAGACAGAGAACTATTTCCCCGATGGTATCAAGACTTTTCTGTCAAtcaa ATGCAGAATTTAAGAATGCTGCAATGTATAATGCATAAAGATTGTGAAGAGATGATAACTGGACGTACTCAAAGAATGCTTATATCCATTGGAATTGTATCTACATTTTTTAAACTTTCACcagatattattaaaaaattacagGAATCTAGTAATTGTAATGTAATCAAATTTTTAAGAGAAATTTACAAGATATTAACTGGAAATTATTTTGAAGAAGAAGGCTATA AAAAGTTTTATGACTGCAATGAACGAATTATCTTATCAGCCATCGCATTCTTGACATTGCCAGAAACTGTTGTGGAGCTCCACAAACGCTTACCGCCTGTTACAATGCCGAAATTACATCCGAAAC CCACACCACCAATGTTATCAATAAGACAAAAAATGAAATCACCTTATAAAGAAGAACTGTTTACCAGGCCAGATTGGGCATCTTATTACAATCGGTTACAACACTGGCAGGAAAATCGTCAATTGACGCCAATACCAGCCATAATATTACCTCCTAGAGATTGTATTTTAAACAGTTTTCCAACTACAAATGCTAATCCGTATAGTGGAAAAGAATTATTCCAAAATAATCAATTAGTTCCTATTAAAAATAATCTTCCTATTCAAACAAGACAAACACATAATGTTTCTACCAAAAGAAAAGATGAAAAACGTACTTCTATTGATACAAAGCAAAAACATGATATTTCAGTAAAAGTAGAAGATGGTAATCCAATTAATAAttttatgaactctattgaacTGAATCAGGATGAAGACAATTCTTTTGGAAAAGAAGATAACAAATATGGAGAATTGAAACAAAGAAGTATAATAAGTAACACGATAAATGCAGATCATGCAGTGAAATATAATTCTGCCACTCTTGATGTTCCACCATTATATGGTGAGAATACATTGTTTGATTTCACAATCAATGGAATTTGTGAGAAGTCAGGACCAGTTGAGTATAAAATATGCGGAATTCTACAACCACCTCAACCGAATAAGAAATCCTGGCTTAATCAAAAACATgcgcattatatcatatctggCGCTTCGGATGAACCACCTACTTGCCCCATTACATATGAAATGACTGGCGTCGCAAACGTAACACCATCCAACAGTGACGAGAGATTCTTCGCAGTGCTAAAACTCGGCGATGGCCCGAACAAAATTTATCCAAGTGGTAGGCAAAACCTATCACGTCATTGGCAAGAATGGTTGCAGAATGTAGATGAAGAATTTCGGAAAGTGGAGAGAGAAGCAAATAAAATGATAAAAAGCATAGAGGCTGTAACGAAACTGGTATTTCCAGAACCGACATGCGATAGTTGTTGCTCCTGTAGGCAAACCAGAAAGTCTTACTTAAGGGCAAAGGAAACGAAAGCGCCTTATTTCGTAATAGACACCATAGCCGAAGATgataaaagaaagaaatacATTGTTGGTTCAATGGCGTTGCATTCCCCTGCTCCAACACCTCCAGAGTCTACGGTGAATTTATTAGAAGTTATAGCTTCAGAGGATGTTCTTAAGGACAAAGTTATAATAAGTGGTGTCACAGACGAAAAAGGTGAAACCCAATACTTTATCTCAGGTACTCAGAAGGAAATGATACGAACGCCAGCACGAATTGTAGAACATCCACCACCTAGACCACCTAGAAATGTTCCACCATGCGTATGCGCAATCCATCAGGTATTTAATAAAGACTTGACATCGACGTTAAGCCACGATAACATTCCGTGGACAAAAGAAGATGGTTTATGTTTTGGAAAAAAATTTAGGCCCCATGAATCTCCTGCTTATTCTTGCAAAATGTATCCAGGTGATAAGTCATGCAGAAGAAGTCCTTTCATGCATAGAATAACTAAATTGCAAATGAAGGCTGAAAAAGCGAGAAAAAAAACAGAAGTTCCCACAGGTGAGAAGAAAATGTATAGTATCGCGGATTTCAAACCATGTGGAGATGAACATGGTATGGGTATTTGTGGCGGACCTTGGGGTGCTTTGCATACCTTAACTTCAACAGAATTAGCAGAACAGGAAAGACAACGGAAGGAAATACTAAGA GGACCTCCATGTGGGACAAAACCTGGACGAGCAATCTGCGAAGGTCCATTTGGAGCACGAGTACCGATGAAACCACCGAAGATATTGATAGAGGAAGAAATTCCAGGAGAAGCGGGAGAActtgaagaggaagaagaagaagaaatagaggaagaggaggaagtaCAGAAACCTTTTGTTGaagtaaagaaaaaagaattaaAGCGTGATACAAAATGTCATATGAGTCCTGAAGCTGTAGCAGAGAGAAGAAAAGTCGTGGAagagaaaaaaattaaaaaatttattcccGATCCCACTTATCCCGGGTATGATGATCCGTGGAATATATTTCGTACGGCACCGTCGGTGAAAGAGTCCGAAACTGATTTTAAGAAATTATTGAAACTTAGTTCTCCAAAACCACCAGCAACGCCTATACAGTCTAAATCATTGATAAACGAAGATAAAAAGCTTGAATTACAGGAAGATGTTCTCGGATCAGGCGCAAGGACAGACGATACAAAAGCATCTACAGATTTGAAGAAAACATCAGTAAAGAAATCTAAACAGATATCGAAGAAAGAGACTGCAGGAAAATTTAAAAGTGAGGAAAAATTGGATAAAATAACATCAAAACCTGTTGATAAGAAAACAAGTTCAAGTGTTGATACTGAAAAAACATCCAATATAGTAGTAAGAAATAAAGTCGTTGACAGTAGAAAGGAAGATCGGAAATTTAAAAAATGGACGAACAGTAAACAACATCAAAAGATGGATAAGAAATCTGTTATTTCTAATCCTCTTTCGAAAAAGGGAAGTCAAAACCCAAAATCGAGTAAATCTGGTATTAGTAAAATACTAGAGATATCTGAAGATGCTGATCAATTTAATAAAAACTCCAAACAAAGCATACGTGATTTAACAAATTATAAAACTAACAAAcagaatagaaaagaaaaagaaaaaaagaaatccgGTAATAAATCACTTTTATCAGTAAATATTAAAAGAAAGAAATTGAGCAAACAGTTGAATTTAAGAAGAAAATCAATAAAAcgagataaaaaaaaagattCATACAATGATCAAGATCTAGACCCTGAAACAATGTATAAAAACAAAATCCATCAATTAAAGAATATGATGAAATCTTCTGAAAACTATCCATATGATGTTGTACCAGTACAGATGCCAGAAAACCAGCCAACAAAGTGTAAAATGGAATATGAGGACACAGAATCCATAACTGATGTAGCAAAAACCGATGAAGATACTGATATACAATTACCAAGTAAAGGTCCTTGTGGTTGGAGAACAAAGTCAGAACAGAAGTTGCCAACAAAAAAGACTCTGGTCTATCTCAGTGAACCGGACTATCCTCCGGAAACAGTGCCAGTCAAACCAGGAGGAAGACCGTGTCTTTGTCGAGAAAACAGGGCGAAAAAGAAAATACTGTTGTATAATATCGATGGACTTATAGGTGGAAAAAAAGAAGTTGAAGAAAAGAAGTTACTCAGAAAGAAGAAAGACGAGGATAAGAAAATGCAAGTTATAGGTGGCACTATTTACTATACTCCACCACCAAGTCCTCGCAGAAGCGACGAATACGTGCCTGAATATGATCTTTACGAATCACCATACGACATGTGTCTTACTCAACGTAAAGATCAAAATCTTAAATTTATCTCACAATATGGTAAACCTAAAATATCGGATGTTCCAGAAAATAGGGAGCCTTGCGGTTGCAGCCAATACATGGATACAAATGATACTCAAGTCGCAAATAAAAACGATGAAGAAGCCCAATTAAAGAAAGAACTTGACAAGACAAGAGAAATTTTAATAAACGAAAAACCACCGAAGGACCGGTGGAAACTGGCACTTCAAGATGTTGCACTAGTTGATTATTTCACGCGATGCAGGGACAGTTTACCTTGTTGGCTGAAATGCAACAAATTCAACAAAGTAGGTTGCCCAATACCTCGCCCTAAGCTTAAAACCAAGCGGCCAGTGTGCGAATGCAAGTACGAAAGAAAAATACTCGAGAATAAAGAGCAAAAATTAAAGTATAAGGAGCGTCAGAAACGATTGAAGTCCTTGAAAAAACAGCCATACGTAAATGTTGCGGATATTTCGAAACCATTGGTACCGAATACAAAATTGATGATATCAGACGTCAAAAGAATTCCACGAGATAATGAGTACGTAGACGATATTAAGTACTGTATAACTGGCGTTGCTGAGAATTACTCCCATTTACCGCCTAAACAGGTGGTAGGTGGTATACATATGTCTACACCTGTTCATACACCTGAACCAAGCAAAGACGAAATACCTTGTGTTCGTTTACACCGGCATTGGTCATCTACGAATATCCCTCCTGGACCACTACCAAAACCTGAAGAACTTTTACTTGATGAGAAAAAACGCAGACAGAAAGCAGTTATAGAAGCATTCCGACAAATATACACTCCTGAACCGACATATCACACGCATGACGATCATAGTTGCAAAGAAAAATGCGGTGAAACTTCCAAGGTAGAGAACGATGAAAGTAAAGAAGAGAACGGCAAAGCGTTTTTACATGATAATTATAAAAATACCTTTAAATCAAATATTACTGATAAGACAAGTAGACAAAGTAAAAATGTTCCTCAAACGTTTGAACATAAAAAAGTTAAAGATTTCAGTCAGTTACAACACAGTCCTGTTAAATTAAATAGAAATgtagatacttcgcaaatcgagaATGAAGAAAGCCCTAATGTTTACAATAATGCTAAAGACTATTTAATGACAATAGTAAAG GTCGAATTAAAGAAAATGGCAGCAGACGGATTTCTGTTTGCTAAATTACCGAGGTGTTTTTTACTGCCACAACTGCGATATTGGTTGATGTATAGAAATGGAATAGTTTGTACTAGCGCAAGTAAAA ACAAATCGGTACAAAAGAGTTTGAAAATGTGGAACATGATAGATATGGTAACTCATAAAGCAACAATTGAACCAGCGCCGTTAGACATGACGAAACTTCAACTTAGAAATTTAACTTATGATGATGCATCAAAGATGAAAGCAAAG GTCTCAATGAAAAAAGCTACATTCCATAGTCAAATTCGTAAGGAACGTGTTTTGTATAGTCGATCTATGTGGAACACAATGGATTATGAAAAATTTCCCTCGGTATCATTTAAAGAGATGTATTTTACATATATGGCTGGTAAAGAGGCCGACGGTCATGTTTTCAAACCATGGCAACCTTCCGAAGTACACGAAATGTATTAA